The Nitrospirota bacterium genome contains the following window.
ATTTTTACCTCATGGAGTTCTATTCTACCTGGTCTGATAATGATATTAGCCCGCAAAACTAAGACTCCTGTTTATCTCATTAAAGAATAAACGAAAAAGTTCAAGAAAGTCAAACAGATGTTCTCATTCGGCACTGTAGTAGGCGAGATAGACATTTCTTACGCCATCAATATCCTTAAAAGAATCCAACTCTGCTTTGACTTCAGCGATAGTCTCCCTCTCAACAAGAAAGACTATCTTCTCTTCTCTAACCTCATTAACCTCGATCTCTCTCATTTTCAACTCACTTACAACCCTTTCCACATCATTTAATTCATTTACCTCAACAAATCCACTTGCTATTATCATCGTTACCTCCTACGGTTCTTCACAGTGTCATTGCGATGGACAAAGTCCAGAAGCAATCGTTCGACTGAGCGTTCGACTGAGCTCACGCCGAAGTCTCAAGACGAGATTCCTCCCCCGTATTTACTACGGGGTCGGGATGACAGTGGGGATAGTTTTATTTTTATAAGTTTTCCCTTTGTCCCACAGCCCTCTACACATCTACCACAGTAGATGCAGTTTATATCCCTCAGACCTTGTTGGTCTAAATAAGGGGTTATCTTCACATTCATATGGCATACCTGCTCGCAGAGATTACATTCACCGCATTCCCCTTCCACGAACTTGAGTTTAATCAGACTTATTTTATTAAAAAGGCCATAGGTTTTCCCAACAGGGCATAATACCCTGCACCAAAGCCTCGGAGAGAAATATTCAAGAACTAAAAGAAAAAATATAACAGCCCCTGAAAATATCAGGACTGTTTTATCAACAGGAAGGTTAAGGGCAAGATAAACACCACCTGTGATTGCCCTGAAGAAGTTTGTGAGATGGGAGAGGTAATTTGTAAAAAATGGGATGCCTATTAGGGCAGAGATAACGAGTAAAGTCACTGCAATTACATAACCTATCTTTGGAGAAATGTCTAAAATCTTTTTCTGACTTCTGACTTCCCCGGCCTCGCTCTGCGAAGCGGGGCGAGCTGACTTCTGGCTTCTGAATTTTATCTTATCCACTA
Protein-coding sequences here:
- a CDS encoding chaperone NapD, with translation MIIASGFVEVNELNDVERVVSELKMREIEVNEVREEKIVFLVERETIAEVKAELDSFKDIDGVRNVYLAYYSAE
- a CDS encoding 4Fe-4S binding protein, translated to MNIVKDSYELRVKSYELKDKKTLNSERRTPNSLLNLSKLRRIVLLAVIMLFLLQFLRVKVLVGGLSGSVAVWFVRLIDVYAYFESLIASKDFTFEALIAVLPIIGIYLIFGRAFCGWVCPIDFLYEVVDKIKFRSQKSARPASQSEAGEVRSQKKILDISPKIGYVIAVTLLVISALIGIPFFTNYLSHLTNFFRAITGGVYLALNLPVDKTVLIFSGAVIFFLLVLEYFSPRLWCRVLCPVGKTYGLFNKISLIKLKFVEGECGECNLCEQVCHMNVKITPYLDQQGLRDINCIYCGRCVEGCGTKGKLIKIKLSPLSSRPRSKYGGGISS